The following are encoded in a window of Haloarcula halophila genomic DNA:
- the srp19 gene encoding signal recognition particle subunit SRP19 — translation MVENVIWPAAFDARCSRSDGRRVSLDLAIEDPTVDEIAKAVQQVGYDAVIEREKSYPREHEQRGYVLVKNADDATKSDLLGAVAAYLQVLRE, via the coding sequence ATGGTCGAAAACGTCATCTGGCCGGCGGCGTTCGACGCCCGGTGCTCCCGGAGCGACGGTCGTCGCGTCTCGCTGGATCTCGCCATCGAGGACCCGACTGTCGACGAGATAGCGAAGGCAGTCCAGCAAGTCGGGTACGACGCGGTGATCGAACGGGAGAAGTCGTATCCCCGCGAGCACGAGCAGCGCGGCTACGTCCTGGTCAAGAACGCCGACGACGCCACCAAGAGCGATCTGCTCGGCGCGGTCGCGGCTTACCTCCAGGTCCTCCGAGAATGA
- a CDS encoding H/ACA ribonucleoprotein complex subunit GAR1, translating into MRRLGEVVRVAQGLAIVRSPDDSHAALGTEVLDEQLTVVGTVVDVFGPVERPFVAVSPTEGTHVPGLVGTAVYAR; encoded by the coding sequence ATGAGACGCCTCGGCGAGGTCGTCCGGGTCGCACAGGGGCTCGCCATCGTGCGTTCGCCCGACGACAGCCACGCCGCCCTCGGGACGGAGGTTCTCGACGAACAGCTGACGGTGGTCGGAACCGTCGTGGACGTCTTCGGCCCGGTCGAGCGGCCGTTCGTCGCGGTCTCGCCCACCGAGGGGACCCACGTTCCCGGCCTGGTCGGAACGGCAGTGTACGCCCGCTGA
- a CDS encoding presenilin family intramembrane aspartyl protease PSH translates to MDTRWRVAAGCGLIALIFLFVQLGSLALVEPFKSAGYQAVEDPSDPANSVLYIGGILIATAVMLLAFRYDADQFIRSLIILSGAWLSLYVFRELVPPFVTAGGVNVLAVGCSALLGLGLLFYPEWYVVDAAGAVMGAAAAGLFGISFGVFPALVLLTVLAVYDAISVYGTEHMLTLASGVMDLKVPVVLVIPLTLSYSFLEASTPDPTADGDSEAATDESVADVTESDEAADADDGTAPLDRDALFIGLGDAVIPTVLVASAAFFAPTGVRTVLGIPLPAMTAMLGTFVGLAILLWMVLKGRAHAGLPLLNGGTIAGYVLGATAVGIGLVEALGLGPYL, encoded by the coding sequence ATGGATACGCGCTGGCGTGTCGCCGCTGGCTGTGGACTCATCGCCCTCATCTTCCTGTTCGTCCAACTCGGATCGCTGGCACTGGTCGAGCCGTTCAAGTCGGCCGGCTATCAGGCGGTCGAAGACCCGTCCGACCCGGCCAATAGTGTCCTCTACATCGGCGGCATCCTGATCGCGACGGCGGTGATGCTGCTGGCGTTTCGGTACGACGCTGACCAGTTCATCCGCAGCCTCATCATCCTCTCGGGCGCGTGGCTGTCGCTGTACGTCTTCCGTGAACTCGTCCCCCCGTTCGTGACCGCAGGCGGCGTCAACGTCCTGGCAGTCGGCTGTTCGGCGCTGTTGGGGTTGGGCCTGCTGTTCTATCCGGAGTGGTACGTCGTCGACGCCGCGGGGGCCGTGATGGGGGCGGCAGCGGCTGGCCTGTTCGGAATCAGTTTCGGAGTCTTCCCGGCGCTGGTGTTGCTGACGGTCCTCGCGGTCTACGACGCGATCAGCGTCTACGGGACCGAACACATGCTGACCCTGGCCTCGGGCGTGATGGATCTCAAAGTCCCGGTGGTGCTGGTCATCCCGCTGACGCTGTCGTACTCGTTCCTGGAGGCGTCGACACCCGATCCGACGGCAGACGGGGACAGCGAGGCAGCGACCGACGAGTCCGTCGCCGATGTGACCGAGAGCGACGAGGCTGCCGACGCGGACGACGGGACAGCGCCCCTGGACCGGGACGCGCTGTTCATCGGGCTGGGCGACGCGGTGATTCCGACAGTGTTGGTCGCCAGTGCAGCCTTCTTCGCACCGACGGGTGTCCGGACCGTGCTGGGAATCCCGTTGCCGGCCATGACAGCGATGCTCGGGACCTTCGTCGGGCTGGCGATTCTGCTCTGGATGGTACTGAAAGGACGGGCACACGCCGGCCTCCCGTTGTTGAACGGCGGGACGATCGCCGGCTACGTCCTCGGTGCCACGGCAGTCGGGATCGGCCTGGTCGAGGCACTCGGACTCGGTCCGTACCTCTAG
- a CDS encoding ornithine cyclodeaminase family protein, translating to MTSHSSALSLTSEETRDLATPAAYVDAVREGYRQRGEGAPAEPRTTLFNDDPTGMLTGYLAILPDTGAMGGYTYAAGFGQRDAHFALPIFDADSGEPLAVIDGAAMNPLKTGAAGAVGVDALARRDISDLAVIGSGSQARGQLLATATVRDFDRVEVYSPTSKHREAFAAEMNERLDATVAAVASSAAAIEGADAVVTATDASEPVFDGDLLEPGTHVTAMGSYHPEKRELDTTTIERAVYVPDLEARIDQDAGAFIAAREAGVVDDDHVHAELGDVVAGSAVGRSSPDDITVFDSGGTAIETVAAGKLLYDRAREAGLGTEIEFTPASAAFQAL from the coding sequence ATGACTTCTCACTCCAGCGCACTCTCTCTGACGAGCGAGGAGACCCGTGACCTGGCCACACCGGCGGCATACGTCGACGCCGTCCGGGAGGGCTACCGCCAACGTGGAGAGGGGGCTCCGGCGGAACCCCGAACCACGCTGTTCAACGACGACCCGACCGGGATGTTGACGGGGTATCTGGCGATTCTTCCCGACACCGGAGCGATGGGTGGATACACGTACGCCGCCGGGTTCGGCCAGCGTGACGCCCACTTCGCGCTCCCGATCTTCGACGCCGACAGTGGCGAACCCCTCGCAGTGATCGACGGCGCCGCGATGAACCCGCTCAAGACTGGGGCGGCCGGTGCCGTCGGCGTGGACGCGCTGGCACGACGGGACATCTCGGACCTGGCGGTCATCGGAAGTGGTTCACAGGCCCGCGGACAACTGTTGGCGACGGCGACAGTCAGGGATTTCGACCGCGTCGAAGTCTACTCGCCGACCTCCAAACACCGTGAGGCGTTCGCAGCCGAGATGAACGAGCGACTCGACGCGACCGTCGCTGCCGTCGCTAGTTCCGCCGCGGCGATCGAAGGCGCCGACGCCGTCGTCACTGCCACTGACGCGTCAGAACCGGTGTTCGACGGCGACCTGCTCGAACCCGGTACCCACGTTACAGCGATGGGATCGTACCACCCGGAGAAGCGCGAACTGGATACGACGACGATCGAACGCGCAGTCTACGTCCCGGATCTCGAGGCTCGCATCGACCAGGACGCCGGTGCGTTCATCGCTGCTCGTGAAGCGGGGGTCGTCGACGACGACCACGTCCACGCCGAACTGGGCGACGTCGTCGCCGGGTCCGCCGTCGGCAGATCGTCACCAGACGACATCACCGTCTTCGATTCCGGAGGAACAGCTATCGAGACGGTTGCTGCCGGCAAGTTACTCTACGACCGCGCCCGTGAGGCGGGACTGGGGACGGAGATCGAGTTCACGCCCGCCAGCGCCGCGTTCCAGGCCCTCTAG